A single genomic interval of Vulpes vulpes isolate BD-2025 chromosome 3, VulVul3, whole genome shotgun sequence harbors:
- the ZNF644 gene encoding zinc finger protein 644 isoform X5 — protein MLIRQNLALDCKQKKSRSRSGSKKKMLTLPHGADEVYILRCRFCGLVFRGPLSVQEDWIKHLQRHIVNANLPRTGAGMVEVTSLLKKPASITETSFSLLMAEAAS, from the exons CCTTAGATTGTAAGCAAAAGAAATCAAGGTCAAGATCtggaagcaagaagaaaatgttaacattacCTCATGGTGCTGACGAGGTTTACATTCTCCGATGCAG GTTTTGTGGCCTAGTCTTTCGTGGACCGTTGTCTGTTCAGGAAGACTGGATTAAGCACTTACAACGACACATTGTAAACGCTAATCTTCCACGGACTGGAGCTGGCATGGTGGAAGTCACGTCACTACTTAAAAAGCCTGCCTCCATTACAGAAACTTCATTTTCTCTACTAATGGCAGAAGCAGCTTCATAG